One genomic window of Arthrobacter sp. KBS0703 includes the following:
- a CDS encoding thiolase family protein translates to MNQAFVYDAVRTPFGKFGSGLAGVRPDDLAAHVIRESVKRAPGLDPERIDEVVFGNANGAGEENRNVARMGTLLAGLPVSIPGTTVNRLCGSSLDAAIIASRQINAGDAELMLVGGAESMSRAPWVLPKTEKPYPAGDMTLASTTLGWRLVNKAMPKEWTISLGEATERLREKYGVTREQQDEFAANSHNLSAAAWDEGFYDNLVAPVPGTDLVRDEGIRAGSTAEKLAGLKTVFRTENGTVTAGNASPLNDGASAAWIGSEAAAGLLGLEPLARIAGRGAHGNDPQYFGYAPVEAANKALAKAGIGWDQVGAVELNEAFAAQSLACINAWGIDHSIVNRHGGAIAMGHPLGASGTRLLGTLARSLQASGERWGVAAICIGVGQALAVVLENVTSGKG, encoded by the coding sequence ATGAATCAGGCTTTTGTGTACGACGCCGTTCGCACCCCGTTCGGGAAGTTCGGCTCGGGCCTCGCCGGGGTCCGCCCGGATGACTTGGCCGCGCACGTGATCAGGGAATCGGTGAAGCGGGCCCCCGGGCTCGATCCCGAGCGGATCGATGAGGTGGTGTTCGGCAACGCCAACGGCGCCGGCGAGGAGAACCGCAACGTCGCCCGGATGGGCACGCTGCTTGCCGGCCTGCCGGTGTCCATCCCGGGGACGACGGTCAACCGGCTGTGCGGATCCTCGCTGGACGCCGCGATCATCGCCTCGCGCCAGATCAACGCCGGCGATGCCGAGCTCATGCTGGTGGGCGGTGCCGAATCGATGTCCCGCGCGCCGTGGGTGCTGCCCAAGACGGAGAAGCCCTACCCGGCCGGTGACATGACCCTGGCCTCCACGACGCTGGGCTGGCGCCTGGTGAACAAGGCCATGCCCAAGGAGTGGACCATTTCACTGGGCGAGGCCACCGAGCGGCTCCGCGAGAAGTACGGTGTGACCCGCGAGCAGCAGGACGAGTTCGCCGCGAACTCCCACAACCTGTCCGCCGCCGCGTGGGATGAGGGCTTCTACGACAACCTGGTGGCCCCGGTTCCGGGCACCGACCTGGTCCGCGACGAAGGCATCCGCGCCGGCTCCACGGCGGAGAAGCTGGCCGGGCTCAAGACGGTCTTCCGCACCGAGAACGGCACAGTCACCGCCGGCAACGCGTCCCCGCTCAACGACGGCGCCTCCGCAGCCTGGATCGGGTCCGAGGCCGCCGCCGGGCTGCTCGGACTCGAACCGCTGGCGCGCATCGCCGGCCGCGGAGCCCACGGCAACGACCCCCAGTACTTCGGCTACGCCCCGGTAGAGGCCGCGAACAAGGCCCTCGCGAAAGCGGGCATCGGCTGGGACCAGGTCGGCGCCGTCGAACTCAACGAAGCCTTTGCCGCACAGTCCCTGGCGTGCATCAACGCCTGGGGCATCGACCACTCAATCGTGAACCGGCACGGCGGTGCCATCGCGATGGGCCACCCCCTCGGCGCGTCCGGGACCCGGCTCCTGGGCACCCTCGCCCGGTCCCTGCAGGCCTCAGGGGAACGCTGGGGCGTCGCTGCGATCTGCATCGGCGTCGGCCAGGCCCTGGCCGTGGTGCTCGAAAACGTCACTTCTGGAAAGGGCTAA
- a CDS encoding sugar ABC transporter ATP-binding protein: protein MVLSTEVLLSVSRISKSFGGAKALNDVSVDFRAGEVHALLGENGAGKSTLVKVIAGVVTADAGEVTFPGGSESTDVAMVFQELSVIPELSVRDNMALSMRRTSGLLVRREKLQERMQSALASAGLEDLDLDMPVEALPLAKRQLLEIARGLVADARTLILDEPTATLSDIEISSVHKVVRSLVAGGRSIVYITHRMGEVFRLADRITIMRSGSVVASGPTADFTMDSVVTHMLGEEHTAGEAIHVKENFAPESRRKLNIRGLASGHRFSDVSFTAQAGEVTALFGQIGSGADDVVRALVGLIPVTAGDIQLNEIQLSALTRPKSQKHGIAYVSADRVLEGVFLSGSVAQNVSSGALAGVSRLGTLRAELETDLARSIASKVAFDPSRIRVPVGSLSGGNQQKIAIGRALATQPDVLVLNEPTRGVDIGARAEIYRALRQLSANNVIVIVYSSDIVELRELADRVITMFRGRPVSSNHTTDVTDSQILTEILHGAKA from the coding sequence GTGGTCCTTAGTACCGAGGTCCTGCTTTCTGTGAGCAGGATCAGCAAGAGCTTCGGCGGGGCGAAGGCGCTCAACGACGTTTCCGTGGACTTTCGGGCGGGCGAAGTGCACGCGCTGCTGGGAGAAAACGGTGCCGGAAAGAGCACCCTGGTCAAAGTGATAGCCGGTGTAGTTACCGCCGATGCCGGCGAGGTGACATTCCCGGGAGGCTCCGAATCAACCGATGTTGCCATGGTGTTCCAGGAACTCTCAGTGATCCCCGAGCTGTCGGTCCGCGACAACATGGCTCTCAGCATGCGCCGGACCTCAGGTCTTTTAGTACGTAGGGAAAAACTGCAGGAGCGGATGCAGTCCGCGCTGGCTTCTGCGGGTCTTGAAGACCTGGATCTGGACATGCCCGTGGAGGCATTGCCGCTGGCCAAACGCCAACTGCTTGAGATCGCCCGCGGGCTCGTCGCCGACGCCCGCACCCTGATCCTGGATGAGCCCACCGCCACTCTGTCCGACATTGAAATCTCAAGCGTCCATAAGGTCGTGAGGTCGCTTGTGGCAGGCGGACGGTCAATCGTCTACATCACCCACCGGATGGGCGAAGTCTTCCGGCTGGCTGACCGGATCACCATCATGCGTTCCGGCAGCGTGGTGGCCAGCGGCCCGACGGCCGATTTCACGATGGATTCGGTTGTTACTCACATGCTGGGCGAAGAACACACAGCGGGGGAGGCCATCCACGTCAAGGAAAACTTTGCTCCGGAAAGCCGTCGGAAGCTGAACATCCGCGGACTGGCCTCCGGGCACCGCTTCTCGGACGTGTCTTTCACCGCGCAGGCCGGGGAGGTCACCGCGCTCTTTGGCCAGATAGGCTCCGGAGCTGATGACGTTGTTCGAGCCCTGGTCGGCCTCATCCCCGTGACCGCGGGGGACATTCAACTGAACGAGATTCAGCTGTCCGCCCTGACACGACCCAAGTCCCAGAAACACGGGATTGCCTACGTTTCCGCGGACCGTGTCCTGGAGGGTGTTTTCCTCAGCGGCAGTGTCGCCCAGAACGTCAGCTCGGGCGCACTGGCCGGCGTGAGCCGGCTGGGCACCCTCAGGGCAGAGCTGGAAACGGACCTCGCCCGTTCCATTGCCTCAAAGGTGGCCTTCGACCCGTCACGCATCCGGGTTCCCGTCGGATCCCTCAGCGGCGGCAACCAGCAGAAGATCGCAATCGGCAGGGCCCTTGCCACTCAACCCGATGTTCTGGTCCTGAACGAGCCGACCCGTGGCGTGGATATTGGTGCCCGCGCGGAAATCTATCGTGCACTCCGGCAGCTCTCCGCGAACAACGTCATCGTCATCGTTTATTCGAGCGACATCGTCGAGCTTCGCGAACTGGCCGACCGGGTCATCACCATGTTCCGCGGCCGCCCGGTCAGCAGCAACCATACAACCGATGTCACGGACTCCCAGATCCTCACCGAAATCCTTCACGGAGCCAAAGCATGA
- a CDS encoding nuclear transport factor 2 family protein: protein MDYATAAEKDKIVALEERRYQAVVDGDYDAFEDLCHQRLVYTHSLGDRDTLSSYLEKLRKGFYRYHRIDHPIEDIVLIGDTALVLGQMNADLTVNGTHKTLANSALSVWIKEGETWKFLAYQPTPRRAAAAAA from the coding sequence GTGGATTACGCCACTGCAGCCGAGAAAGACAAGATCGTAGCCTTGGAAGAAAGGCGCTACCAAGCCGTGGTCGATGGTGATTACGACGCCTTCGAGGATCTGTGCCACCAGCGCCTGGTCTACACCCATTCGCTGGGTGATCGTGACACGCTGAGCAGCTACCTGGAGAAGCTTCGCAAGGGCTTCTACAGGTACCACCGGATCGACCACCCCATCGAAGATATCGTCCTGATTGGGGACACCGCCCTTGTACTGGGACAGATGAACGCGGATCTTACGGTCAACGGAACTCACAAAACACTTGCCAACAGCGCACTCTCGGTATGGATCAAAGAGGGCGAGACCTGGAAATTCCTGGCATATCAGCCGACTCCGCGCAGGGCCGCGGCTGCGGCAGCCTAG